The stretch of DNA AGAATCGGCAATTGTAAACTCTAATACTGTAGTTATGGAAGAAAAAATTGAAAAACTAAACATAAAGCCTCAACTTTCCGAAACAACTTTATCTCCGGCAGAAATTAAAGCTGATAAAATTAAAGCAAACGCTGATAAATTTGCTAGTATGAAGAAAGAATCGGTTGTAATGAGTAGTAAAGGAGTTCGAAACGTTCAATACGATGATGCTGAAACAACTGAAGAAGTACAACATAAAAAACTTCCGCCGCTAGTTGTTGTAAACGGAGAAGCTTCAGATATGGAAACCCTAAAAGAACTAAATGCTAAAGAATTAGATTCGGTTGTTACACTTGTTAATCCAATTTATATCATAAACGGAAAACAATTTACCGAACAAGAACTTTTTGGTCCAAATCCAACAAGTGAATATGCTCCGTTAACTGAACAAAACATAACATCAACAACCATTCTTGAAGAAGAAGACGCTGTTAAAAAATTTGGAGCAAAAGGAAAACAAGGAGTTATTATTATTACTACTAAAAACGGAAAACCCAAGAAATAGTTTCAAGTCGCAGTCGCAGTCAAGTCGTCAGTTCGAGTGTTTTGATTCGATTCTCGATACTTTCGCTTTGCGAAAACTCGAATTGACGAATCAAAATTTATCGAGAACAAAAATCAACGTTTCATTTAAAAATTTTATATCATGAAAAATGTAAAAATCTTTTCATTAGGGATTGCTATGCTTTTTGCGTTCCTAAGTTTTAAAACTGTAAATAGTTCATTTAGAACATATAGTGAGTTCAAAACAATTACAGGAATTGTTTCAGATGATTTGGGTCCAATTGCTGGAGCCAATGTAATTGTAAAAGGAACCAATCGTGGCACTACAACCGATTTTGATGGAAAATATACTTTACAAGCAAAAGAAGGTGAAATTTTACTTTTTACTTATGTAGGCTATTCAAATACATTTTTAACCGTTGGAAAATCGAACGTTTATAATGCAACACTAAATGCAAATCAACTTGAAGAAGTTGTGGTTGTAACTGCTCATGGAACAAAAAAATCGGAAAAAAAAGTTACTTATGCAGCTCAAAATATTAAGGGTAACATCTCAGGAGTTCAAATAAATAATGGTTCAGTTGGTGCATCAAATAAAATTCTAATTAGAGGAAACTCATCAATAAACTCAGATATTAGTAAAGTAAATCATCAAAAATATGACGATAAAAATGCTACTTCATCAAACGATAATGAAGATTATGGTGTTTTAGTGGAAAACGAATTTGAAAGTCCTAAACAATCGCCTCTTTCTACTTTTTCAATTGATGTCGATAATGCTTCTTATACTAACATTCGTCGTTTTTTAAATTATGGCCAACAAGTTCCTAAAGATGCTGTTCGTGTAGAAGAAATGGTTAACTTTTTTAAATACAATTATTCGCAACCAAAAAACAATCATCCTTTTGCAATTTATACCGAATACAGTGAATGTCCTTGGAATGAAAATCATAAACTATTGAAAATTGGTTTACAAGGAAAAGATATTCCCACGGAAGAATTACCTAACTCAAATTTTGTCTTCTTAATTGATGTTTCAGGTTCAATGAGTTCACAAAACAAATTACCTCTTTTGAAAGAATCAATGAAAGTTTTGGTAAATCAAATGAGAAAAGAAGATAAAGTTGCAATTGTGGTTTATGCTGGTGCTGCAGGATTAGTACTTCCTCCTACATCTGGAAACAAAAAGGAAACAATTATTAATGCTTTAGACCAACTAAATGCTGGTGGAAGTACTGCAGGCGGCGCTGGAATTCAATTGGCTTGTAAAATTGCAGAAGAAAACTTTATAAAAGGTGGAAACAACCGAGTAATATTAGCAACTGATGGCGATTTTAACGTAGGCGCGTCATCGGATAATGATATGGAGCGTTTAATTGAAGAGAAAAGAAAGAGTGGTGTTTTCTTAACTTGTTTAGGCTATGGAATGGGAAATTACAAAGACAGTAAGATGGAAACTTTAGCCGATAAAGGAAATGGTAATTATGCTTATATTGATAATATTCAGGAAGCTAATCGATTCTTAGGAAAAGAATTTAAAGGAAGTATGTTTGCTATTGCTAAAGATGTAAAAATTCAAATTGAATTCAATCCTAAACATGTTCAAAGCTATCGCTTAATTGGTTACGAAAATAGAAAATTACGTCCAGAAGATTTTAAAAATGATGCAATTGATGCGGGTGAATTAGGAAGCGGACATACCGTAACAGCTTTATATGAAATAATTCCTGTTGGTGTTAAAAGTAATTATTTAAAAGAAGTAGACGGATTGAAATATTCTAATGTTAGTACCAATCAAAACTTTTCGGAAGAATTAGCTACTATTAAATTTCGATATAAAAAACCAGATGGCGAAAAAAGTATAGAAATGGTAGAAACTATTAAAGATAACAGTGTTTTAATGGCTAAAACATCAGATGATTTTAAGTTTAGTTCTGCCGTAGCTTGGTTCGGATTAAAACTACGCGATTCTAAATTGATTACTAATAAATCAAAAGATGCTATTAAAGCATTAGCAAAACAAGGAAAATCGAATGATGCTGAAGGATATCGTTCTGAGTTTATTCGTTTAATTGACGCTGTAAATTAACGTAACTTTCTTAATAATAGATTAAAATCCTGCAAACCTAAATTGTGTTTGTAGGATTTTTCAGTTTGCATTGTTATATTTACATAAAACATCTACGTTATGAAAAAAATATTTTATATCCTGTTGCTTGCATTTGTAGTTATCCAATTTTTTCAAATTGATAAAACAAATCCACCAGTCGATGAAAGTCAAGATTTTTTAAAAATTAACAATACTCCAGAAGCTATTGCTACTCAAATTAAAGCTTCTTGTTATGATTGTCATTCAAACGAAAGTAAATATCCTTGGTATTCAAATATTCAGCCAGTTGCTTGGTTTTTAAAACATCATATTGATGAAGGTCGAGAAGAATTAAATTTCTCAGAATTTGGAACTTACACGGCTGAACGTCAAGCTCACAAATTAGATGAATGTGCAGAACTAATTGAAAAAGATGAAATGCCTCTTTCTAGTTATACTATAATTCACAAAGATGCTGTTTTAGATGCTAATCAGAAAGAATTGCTTTTAAATTACTTTAAAGAATTACATTCTAAGACAAAAGAATAAAAATTAAAAAGGCTGCCAATTTTGGCAGCCTTTTCTTTAATTAAGCATACTTAATTAAAAATTAGTAGATATGATTTTTTTAACAGTTACACCTGTATCAGTTATTACTTTTAAGATGTAAACTTCTCCTTTACCTTGAATATAATTAGGAATTCTTAATGTGTATTCTCGGTTATAACCTGCATTGTAATCTTTTTCATTTACTAATAAAGTTCCTTTAGTATCAAATAATTGAATTTCTGCACTAGAATTGTATTCATATAAATATTTAATAGTAACATTATCAATAAACGGAACAGGATATGCAATGAAGTTCGCGCTTAATAAAGTATCTTTTCCATAATCTTCAGGAACAGAAACTTCAATACGACATTGATCGAAACCTCTATTAATTGCATCAACTGCTGCATTAATATTTGAATGAGATAAGTTTCCTATATACTCTCCTCCAAGTGCTTTATTTGCTAGTATAAATAGATTATCTACATTAGCGCCACCATTATTATTCAAATAATCAATTACACTTTGTGGTATATTAAATACTTGAGTAGTATCAGGAATTGGAATATCACTTCCACAATCCACATCAGATGTAGCAAAAGTAGCCTGTAATTCATATGAACCAAGATCACTACTACTCGATTGCATATTGAAGAACAATGTCATCGTTTGACTCAATAAATTATTAATTATTTTTCCACGATTTGGATTTGTAGCTTTTAAAGGATTGTTATCGGACCAAGTTGAATATTGATCATAAGTAGCAAATCCACTTAAACTAGTTGGTGTTCCTCCTCCAGGTAACATTTTGAAAATATTATTAG from Flavobacterium haoranii encodes:
- a CDS encoding vWA domain-containing protein; this encodes MKNVKIFSLGIAMLFAFLSFKTVNSSFRTYSEFKTITGIVSDDLGPIAGANVIVKGTNRGTTTDFDGKYTLQAKEGEILLFTYVGYSNTFLTVGKSNVYNATLNANQLEEVVVVTAHGTKKSEKKVTYAAQNIKGNISGVQINNGSVGASNKILIRGNSSINSDISKVNHQKYDDKNATSSNDNEDYGVLVENEFESPKQSPLSTFSIDVDNASYTNIRRFLNYGQQVPKDAVRVEEMVNFFKYNYSQPKNNHPFAIYTEYSECPWNENHKLLKIGLQGKDIPTEELPNSNFVFLIDVSGSMSSQNKLPLLKESMKVLVNQMRKEDKVAIVVYAGAAGLVLPPTSGNKKETIINALDQLNAGGSTAGGAGIQLACKIAEENFIKGGNNRVILATDGDFNVGASSDNDMERLIEEKRKSGVFLTCLGYGMGNYKDSKMETLADKGNGNYAYIDNIQEANRFLGKEFKGSMFAIAKDVKIQIEFNPKHVQSYRLIGYENRKLRPEDFKNDAIDAGELGSGHTVTALYEIIPVGVKSNYLKEVDGLKYSNVSTNQNFSEELATIKFRYKKPDGEKSIEMVETIKDNSVLMAKTSDDFKFSSAVAWFGLKLRDSKLITNKSKDAIKALAKQGKSNDAEGYRSEFIRLIDAVN
- a CDS encoding heme-binding domain-containing protein gives rise to the protein MKKIFYILLLAFVVIQFFQIDKTNPPVDESQDFLKINNTPEAIATQIKASCYDCHSNESKYPWYSNIQPVAWFLKHHIDEGREELNFSEFGTYTAERQAHKLDECAELIEKDEMPLSSYTIIHKDAVLDANQKELLLNYFKELHSKTKE